In Candidatus Neomarinimicrobiota bacterium, the sequence CAACAATTTTTTGGGCTATAAGTCCCGATTTTCCCATACCGCAAATCACCACTTTCCCGGAATGATTAATGATTATTTCACTGGCTTGAACCACTCCTTCTTGGATGCGTTCTGCTGCATTAATTAATTCTTGTCCTTCTTCACGAAGAATTTGCCCGGCGATGTTTTTCAGTTCTGAGTTCGACATAGTTATTGGACTAAATTACGCCTTTCCGGCAATTTTTACCATAATGGCATTTTGAGCGTGCATCCTATTTTCAGCTTCATCAAAAACGATTGATTTTTTTGATTCCATCACCGCATCGGTAACTTCCCGATCCCTTTCAGCCGGGAGGCAATGCATGAATAAAGTATCTTTCCCCGTGGAATTCATCATGGCGGAATTCACCTGGAAATCAGAAAATATTTTTTTCCGTGCTTGTGCTTCTTCTTTTTGACCCATAGATGCCCACACATCAGTGTAAATTACATCCGCTCCCACTACGCCTGCCTTAGGATCGTGGGTCACCTCAACGGTAGATATTCCAGCATCTTCTACCAGTTTAATAGCACTAGCCTCCGGTTCAAATCCTCCTGGACAAACACATGTAAAATGGAAAGGAATCCGCGCAGCAAGGTGAAGCCAGGAATGGACAATATTATTTCCATCACCCACATAAGCAATTTTCATATTATCTAGATTTCCACGATGTTCATAAACAGTGAGAATATCAGCCATGATCTGACATGGATGGTTATAATCAGTCAGTCCATTTATCACTGGGATTGAAGAATATTCGGCCAATTCCAAAACATGTTGATGGTCAAAAAGACGCGCCATAATCATATCATTATAACCGCTGAAAACGCGCGCAATATCTTTTAACGCTTCCCGTTTCCCAATCCCAATATCATTCGGTCCCAAAAAGAGCGCATGACCACCTAAGCGGAAAAAACCAGTTTCAAAAGAGACGCGGGTTCGGGCCGATGGTTTGGCAAATATCATTGCCAAAGAATGACCCTTAAAGGGTTTATAATTTTCCCTGTTTTTTAATTTTTCTTTTATCTCCTTCGCAAGATCCAAAGTTCCCCAAATTTCATCCGTCGTAAAATCAGTAATATGTAAAAAATCTCTTTTCATCTCTTTCCTTATTCCTTTAATCTTCTACCTTATAAAATGTATTTACTCAAATCTTGATCTTCAACAATATCCTTCAATTTTTTATCCACCAATTTTTTGGTAATGGTAATTGTTTTTTTCTTTCCTGTGGATTCATCAAACATATAGTCATCCAACAAAGTCGTCATAACCGTATGCAAACGCCGGGCACCTATATTTTCCATTTTGGAATTGACTTGTGCTGCGATCTTTGCAATCTCCCGGATGGCATCCGTTTCAAATTTAAGTGTCACATTTTCAGCGCCCAACAGGGCCATGTACTGTTTGATCAATGAAGATTCAGGATGTTTCAAAATTTTTACAAAATCGTTCACAGTGAGCTTATTCATTTCTACACGAATAGGAAATCGTCCCTGAAGTTCGGGTATCATATCCGATGGAGAAGACACATGGAATGCGCCGGCTGAAATAAACAACACATGATCTGTTTTTACGGCGCCATACTTAGTAGGGACACGGCTACCTTCAACAATCGGAAGTAAATCCCGTTGTACACCTTCTCTACTTACGTCCGGACCTGATCCACCACCGTTACTATCAACAATTTTATCAATTTCATCCAAAAAAACAATGCCATTATTTTCAACTCTATGTTTCGCCATTCGAACCAATTCATCTTGATCCATGAGGCTGTCAGCTTCCATTTCAATAAGGATATTGCGTGCATCTGAGACAACCATCTTGCGGCGTTTTTTATGGCCGGGCATAACGTTTGAAAGCATATCTTTAATATTCATGCCCATGTCATCCCCGCCCCCTAAAGGACCGAATATCTGCATCATGGGTGCGGCATCTTCCGTTACTTCTATATCAATCTCCCGCGTTTCAAAATCACCATTTAGCAATTTTTGGCGAAGGCGATTTCTTGTTTTTTTATGCCGCACTTCCTCTTCTTTAGATAGTTTATGGGTGCCATCAATAGGGAAAAGTGAATCTAAAATTCTTTCTTCAGCCATCGTTTCAGCCAATCCTTGGACTTCAATCTGTTTTTCCTTTTTGACGATACTCATAGCCACATCGGCCAAATCACGGATGATGGATTCTACATCTCGCCCCACGTAACCCACTTCAGTAAATTTACTCGCTTCAACTTTGACAAATGGTGCTTTGGCTAATTTCGCTAACCGGCGGGAAATTTCCGTTTTACCCACACCTGTGGGTCCGATGAGTATAATATTGTTAGGCACAATTTCATTCCGCATATCGCCGTCAACCTGTTGTCGACGCCAACGATTCCTTAAGGCAATGGCCACGGCCCTTTTTGCGCTGGTTTGACCGACAATATAGCGATCCAATTCCTTAACAATTTGCTTCGGTGTGAAATCGCTCATTTCACCTCTAGAACCGTTATGGAATCATTGGTATATATACACAGTTCGGCGGCGATTTTAAGTGATTCTTCCACTATCTTTTTGGCTGGATAAGTGGTGCTTTTCATGAATGCTGTCGCAGCTGACTGAGCAAAACCGCCACCGGATCCGATAGAAATAATCGGTCCGTCCGGTTCAATTACATTGCCATCCCCTGAAACGATGAATGAATGTTTTTTATCCATGAGTGCCAATAATGCTTCCAAATTGCGAAGGAATTTATCTGTCCGCCATTCTTTAGCTAATTCCACTACGGAGCGGGTCAGGTCCCCTTCATATTCTTCCAACTTGGATTCGAACTTTTCAAACAAAGTGAGGGCATCGGCGGCGGCGCCGGCAAATCCACCAAGAATAGTGCCCTTATCAGTTTCAAACTGACGAACTTTTACTGCTTTTTGCTTAAATGCCATATCACCAAAGGTCACCTGGCCATCGCCACCAATGGCAATGACCCCTTTTTTTCGGACACCCAAAATAGTTGTCGAACGAATTTTAACGTTCATTTATTTCTCCATTAACAATTTAAATAAACGGGAATCTGCAGGCAAAACCAGCGTTGTTTTATCATCTACTATTTTTTTGTAAGCATCTAAGGTTCGGACAAATTCATAGAATTTCGTATCGGCAGAATAGGCGTTGGCGTACACTTCTACAGCTTTTGCATCTCCTTCACCGCGAACCCGTTCCGCTTCTTTATAGGCATCGGCTAAAATAATAGTCTTATCCTTATCCGTAGATGCGCGGATTTTCTGAGCCTCTTCTTCACCTTCAGAACGGAATTTATTAGCTTGTCGTTTTCGTTCTGCTTCCATCCGGGCATAGATCGATTCCTCATTCTGAGAAGGCAAATCTACTCGCCGAATCCGGACATCGATAATGGCAATTCCATAATCCTTTGTTGCCTTGTCACTGGCCGCAGTCACCTTTTCCATAATTTCTTCCCTGTTTTCAGTAATGATTTCGGACATATCATGGGTTCCCAGTTCACGACGCAATTCAGAATAGACTATATCATCCATGCGGCTGAGAGCCGTAGGAATTGCCTGCACTGTTTTCAAGAATTGAAGCGGGTCAACAATTTTCCAACGGACATAATTATCCACAATGAGTGATTTTTTATCTCTACTCAAGATTTCTTCCGGCGGTGAATCGTATTCTAACAACCGATCGTCAAACACTACTTTTTCCTGGAAAGGGAATGGAACTTTCATGTGCAAGCCCGGTGTTGTGATGGTCCGAACCGGTTTACCAAACTGAAGTATAACCGCTTGTTCTGTTTCACTGATGATAAAAACTGATGTTAATCCCAACAGAACAATGATTGCCCCCAATCCCAATAATATTTTCTTCATGATTATTTACCCCCTTTTGCATTCAAATTTAGCAAATTAATTAAATTCCCATTTTTGGAATCCGGCACTACAATCTTTTGACTTTTTGCCAGAATCTCTTCCATTGTTTCCAAATAAAGCCGTGTTTCAGTAACTCCTTTTGCTTTGCGGTATTCCTTCAACACAGCGCTGAATTTGGCCACATCACCTTCGGCACGGGCGATACGTGCTTCTTTATAACCTTCCGCTTCACGGATCATTGCTTGAGCTTCTCCTCGGGCTTTCGGAATCACATCGTTGCGGTAACCTTCGGCTTGGTTCACCATTCGGTTTTTATCTTCTTTTGCGGAAGCTACATCCTTAAAGGCTCCGATCACCTGTTTTGGCGGACCTACATCCTGTAACTGAACAGCTACAACCAAAATCCCTGTTTCATATTTATCCAAAATATTCTGAATCAAGGCTTTGGTTTCTTCCTGGATCATGAACTTACCGGAGGTCAACGCTTCATTAATATTATGTTTACCTACAATGGTTCTTAAGGATGCTTCAGACGCTTCCCGAACTGTGAGTTCATGTTTAATGAAATTGAATGTATAGGCCACGGGATCCTTTATGCGGTACTGGACGATCATTTCTGCATCGACGATATTTTCATCCCCAGTAAGCATGAGACTCTCCCGTTCAACCGTTTGGTATTGATTTTTTCCTACAGTTCTAAATCCAATTTCAATTCGTTTTACTTCTGTCACTTTCGGTGTTGAAACAGTTTCAATTGGATATGGAAAATGGTAATTCAATCCCGACTGAGCGGCCCTTGAATATTTTCCAAAAGTTTGGACTACCCCTACTTCATCCGGACCAACCACGTAGATTCCTGTGAGCAGCCACAGAACCAGTGCAATCCCAGCTATAGGCAGCGCACCCATTGCTAATACCGGTACCTTTATTTCTTGATCCCCGACTATGATTCGTTTGTATTGCATATTTTCCCCTTATTTAAGTTGTTAATTGCCGTCGCAATCGTGCGACAGGTAAATGGAGTTGTTCTCTATATTTCGCCACCGTTCGGCGGGCCACAGGAAATCCTTCAGCCTCCATTTGATTTGCTAAATCAGTATCCGTGAGTGGTGAATCTTTATCTTCATTATTAATGAGTTTTTTCAGTAAATCTTTAATGGCATTGGTGCTGATCTCTTCCCCACTGGCCAATGTATATGCTTCTGTAAAAAAGGATTTTAATTCAAAAATCCCATAAGGTGTATCCACATATTTCCCGCGAGTGGAACGACTGATGGTTGAGATGTCCATTTTAATTTCATCCGCAATATCCTGCAGTTTCATGGGAATAAGTATTTCAATTTTCCCCTTAAAAAAATCCGGTTGCCGTCCAATGATGGAATTCATCACCGTCGTTAATGTATAGCGTCTTTGTTGAATGGCTTGGATAAACCATGTTGCTGAATCAAATTTTTCTTTGAGATATTTTTGTGTATCCCTAGATAAGTCCACTTGATTCATCAATGTTAAATATTCATTGCTGAGGTTTAAATCTGGAATCCACGTATCATTTACTATGACAACCCATTTCCCATCCTGTCGAACTGCCAATAAATCTGGTATAACAGTTTCTATTCCTGACCTGATTTTTCCTTCTCCCGGCCTTGGATTTAGATGGGTAATATCTTCAATTATTTCAGCTAGAAGTTCTTTTGAAATGTCCAGGGAATTTTTCAAGTTATCGTAACGGTGATTGGCAAAATCATCAAAATATTCAGCAATAACCTGATATGCTAAAGTCTGCTTTTCGTGTCTCATTTGGATTAAAAGACAATCTTGCAAATGCCTTGCACCAATCCCTGGCGGATCCAACTGGTGCACTATTTCCAGCACTTCATTCACTTCCTCATCAGTCCGATCATAGCGATCGGCGATTAAAACCAGATCA encodes:
- the argF gene encoding ornithine carbamoyltransferase translates to MKRDFLHITDFTTDEIWGTLDLAKEIKEKLKNRENYKPFKGHSLAMIFAKPSARTRVSFETGFFRLGGHALFLGPNDIGIGKREALKDIARVFSGYNDMIMARLFDHQHVLELAEYSSIPVINGLTDYNHPCQIMADILTVYEHRGNLDNMKIAYVGDGNNIVHSWLHLAARIPFHFTCVCPGGFEPEASAIKLVEDAGISTVEVTHDPKAGVVGADVIYTDVWASMGQKEEAQARKKIFSDFQVNSAMMNSTGKDTLFMHCLPAERDREVTDAVMESKKSIVFDEAENRMHAQNAIMVKIAGKA
- the hslU gene encoding ATP-dependent protease ATPase subunit HslU; translation: MSDFTPKQIVKELDRYIVGQTSAKRAVAIALRNRWRRQQVDGDMRNEIVPNNIILIGPTGVGKTEISRRLAKLAKAPFVKVEASKFTEVGYVGRDVESIIRDLADVAMSIVKKEKQIEVQGLAETMAEERILDSLFPIDGTHKLSKEEEVRHKKTRNRLRQKLLNGDFETREIDIEVTEDAAPMMQIFGPLGGGDDMGMNIKDMLSNVMPGHKKRRKMVVSDARNILIEMEADSLMDQDELVRMAKHRVENNGIVFLDEIDKIVDSNGGGSGPDVSREGVQRDLLPIVEGSRVPTKYGAVKTDHVLFISAGAFHVSSPSDMIPELQGRFPIRVEMNKLTVNDFVKILKHPESSLIKQYMALLGAENVTLKFETDAIREIAKIAAQVNSKMENIGARRLHTVMTTLLDDYMFDESTGKKKTITITKKLVDKKLKDIVEDQDLSKYIL
- the hslV gene encoding ATP-dependent protease subunit HslV: MNVKIRSTTILGVRKKGVIAIGGDGQVTFGDMAFKQKAVKVRQFETDKGTILGGFAGAAADALTLFEKFESKLEEYEGDLTRSVVELAKEWRTDKFLRNLEALLALMDKKHSFIVSGDGNVIEPDGPIISIGSGGGFAQSAATAFMKSTTYPAKKIVEESLKIAAELCIYTNDSITVLEVK
- the hflC gene encoding protease modulator HflC, translated to MKKILLGLGAIIVLLGLTSVFIISETEQAVILQFGKPVRTITTPGLHMKVPFPFQEKVVFDDRLLEYDSPPEEILSRDKKSLIVDNYVRWKIVDPLQFLKTVQAIPTALSRMDDIVYSELRRELGTHDMSEIITENREEIMEKVTAASDKATKDYGIAIIDVRIRRVDLPSQNEESIYARMEAERKRQANKFRSEGEEEAQKIRASTDKDKTIILADAYKEAERVRGEGDAKAVEVYANAYSADTKFYEFVRTLDAYKKIVDDKTTLVLPADSRLFKLLMEK
- the hflK gene encoding FtsH protease activity modulator HflK, with the translated sequence MQYKRIIVGDQEIKVPVLAMGALPIAGIALVLWLLTGIYVVGPDEVGVVQTFGKYSRAAQSGLNYHFPYPIETVSTPKVTEVKRIEIGFRTVGKNQYQTVERESLMLTGDENIVDAEMIVQYRIKDPVAYTFNFIKHELTVREASEASLRTIVGKHNINEALTSGKFMIQEETKALIQNILDKYETGILVVAVQLQDVGPPKQVIGAFKDVASAKEDKNRMVNQAEGYRNDVIPKARGEAQAMIREAEGYKEARIARAEGDVAKFSAVLKEYRKAKGVTETRLYLETMEEILAKSQKIVVPDSKNGNLINLLNLNAKGGK
- the rpoN gene encoding RNA polymerase factor sigma-54 — its product is MPRLKQSQTQRQSLSPQQVLQASILQLNTINLEQKIMDELESNPVLDQADPQEEDQVVTEESAEVDYEEDPDEYEPANIYDNQRTENREIPVAEQVDFVEGLVRQLDSFKLSEWERAIAEEILWNLDENGYLAVDLVLIADRYDRTDEEVNEVLEIVHQLDPPGIGARHLQDCLLIQMRHEKQTLAYQVIAEYFDDFANHRYDNLKNSLDISKELLAEIIEDITHLNPRPGEGKIRSGIETVIPDLLAVRQDGKWVVIVNDTWIPDLNLSNEYLTLMNQVDLSRDTQKYLKEKFDSATWFIQAIQQRRYTLTTVMNSIIGRQPDFFKGKIEILIPMKLQDIADEIKMDISTISRSTRGKYVDTPYGIFELKSFFTEAYTLASGEEISTNAIKDLLKKLINNEDKDSPLTDTDLANQMEAEGFPVARRTVAKYREQLHLPVARLRRQLTT